The Kaustia mangrovi genome has a segment encoding these proteins:
- a CDS encoding glycoside hydrolase family 16 protein: protein MTEIAATATRPAGLDRRAFLRGTAAGFASLATFGPPGLVRAREADALPPALRAAGGDWRVSFMDDFTDAVTFERNWIRERRAGGQHNTLRLPENSVVADGELRLELGHRDDPKRPFTGGSVQSRAFRQRYGYFECEMRIADEGGVNNAFWLIADRKTADGVRFELDVVEAKYPNALMVTARRWYPERITLAAHRHVDIPLADSFHRYAMLWTKDEFRFFFDDEEIFVALNSFAHRPALMLLSNAVGPFAGKNDGDIEGAATAIRRVRVFETVG from the coding sequence ATGACGGAGATTGCTGCGACCGCGACACGCCCGGCCGGCCTGGACCGCCGCGCGTTCCTGCGCGGCACGGCCGCCGGGTTCGCCTCGCTCGCAACCTTCGGACCGCCAGGCCTTGTGCGCGCCCGCGAGGCGGACGCCCTGCCGCCCGCGCTTCGGGCAGCCGGCGGGGACTGGCGCGTCTCCTTCATGGACGACTTCACGGATGCCGTGACATTCGAGCGTAACTGGATCCGCGAACGGCGCGCGGGCGGACAGCACAATACGCTGCGCCTGCCGGAGAATTCCGTCGTCGCCGATGGCGAGCTGCGCCTTGAGCTCGGCCATCGCGACGACCCGAAGCGCCCGTTCACCGGCGGTTCGGTCCAGTCGCGCGCCTTCCGGCAGCGTTACGGCTATTTCGAGTGCGAGATGCGCATCGCCGACGAGGGCGGCGTCAACAACGCATTCTGGCTGATCGCCGACCGCAAGACGGCGGATGGCGTGCGCTTCGAGCTCGATGTGGTGGAGGCGAAATATCCCAACGCCCTCATGGTTACCGCGCGCCGCTGGTACCCTGAGCGCATCACGCTGGCGGCCCATCGGCATGTCGACATCCCGCTCGCCGACAGCTTTCACCGCTACGCGATGCTGTGGACCAAGGACGAGTTCAGGTTCTTCTTCGACGACGAGGAGATCTTCGTCGCGCTCAACAGCTTCGCGCACCGGCCGGCCCTGATGCTTCTCAGCAATGCCGTCGGCCCGTTCGCCGGCAAGAACGACGGCGACATCGAGGGCGCCGCGACGGCGATCCGCCGGGTCCGCGTCTTCGAGACTGTCGGGTAA
- a CDS encoding polysaccharide pyruvyl transferase family protein yields MKRLFVLNGGAAVKAGNKSAYLKFDDPLAAFARNGINTGDVLVYDAILKALAYDEVRNLQFSHAGDRKLWPKEPYDATVIRGSNYLTETVDLAHVVPLLKELKGPIVPIGIGAQADRYKKLNLPKGTVEAWKIIADKCETIGVRGFYSAEVFNDLGIKNVRVIGCPSFYRALRPSIAIKEIDPATARIGLTLNKYLSAEYATNATKTNRMQRALIDAVAKRPSSRLYSQGEREETLSIFSADEEKKRHVDAILARFNLAGHKEAEDLIANRMLAFLDVDEWAADVGKNADVMVGFRLHGNVIGLHQGLPAVFFTYDSRIRELASLFAVPVVEVEDYLPIDLEAILSTANFAKMEHVYRLNFAEYHRFLTENKLNHVLPKPVAPPPEKPLSAPNVVQISPGMDQTLDWFRSEVDFMTGEIERLRTRAWHFETTLRDMKQAKKAGPDKAGDQGKAAGQDKTGKDKTEKLAT; encoded by the coding sequence ATGAAGAGACTCTTCGTCCTGAACGGTGGCGCAGCGGTCAAGGCGGGCAACAAGTCGGCCTATCTGAAGTTCGACGATCCGCTGGCCGCCTTCGCGCGCAACGGCATCAATACGGGCGACGTCCTCGTCTACGACGCCATCCTCAAGGCGCTCGCCTATGACGAGGTGCGCAACCTGCAGTTCTCCCATGCCGGCGACCGCAAGCTCTGGCCCAAGGAGCCCTACGATGCGACGGTGATCCGCGGGTCGAACTACCTGACCGAGACGGTCGACCTCGCCCATGTCGTCCCGCTCCTGAAGGAGCTCAAGGGCCCCATCGTGCCCATCGGCATCGGCGCACAGGCCGACCGCTACAAGAAGCTCAACCTGCCCAAGGGCACGGTGGAGGCCTGGAAGATCATCGCCGACAAGTGCGAAACGATCGGTGTGCGCGGCTTCTACAGCGCGGAGGTCTTCAACGATCTCGGCATCAAGAATGTCCGCGTCATCGGCTGCCCGAGCTTCTACCGCGCCTTGCGCCCCTCGATCGCGATCAAGGAGATCGACCCGGCCACGGCCCGCATCGGCCTCACGCTCAACAAGTATCTCTCCGCGGAATACGCCACCAACGCCACCAAGACGAACCGCATGCAGCGCGCGCTGATCGACGCGGTCGCCAAGCGCCCCTCGAGCCGACTCTACTCGCAGGGCGAGCGCGAGGAGACCCTGTCGATCTTCTCCGCCGACGAGGAGAAGAAGCGCCATGTCGATGCGATCCTCGCGCGCTTCAACCTGGCCGGACACAAGGAGGCCGAGGACCTGATCGCCAATCGCATGCTGGCCTTCCTCGATGTCGACGAGTGGGCCGCGGATGTCGGCAAGAATGCCGACGTCATGGTCGGCTTCCGGCTCCACGGCAATGTCATCGGGCTCCATCAGGGCCTGCCGGCGGTGTTCTTCACCTACGACTCCCGGATCCGCGAGCTCGCCTCCCTGTTCGCGGTTCCGGTGGTCGAGGTGGAGGACTACCTGCCGATCGATCTGGAGGCGATCCTGTCGACGGCGAACTTCGCCAAGATGGAGCATGTCTACCGGCTGAATTTCGCTGAGTATCACCGCTTCCTGACCGAGAACAAGCTCAACCACGTGCTGCCGAAACCGGTCGCGCCGCCCCCGGAGAAGCCGCTGTCGGCGCCGAATGTCGTGCAGATTTCCCCGGGAATGGACCAGACGCTGGACTGGTTCCGCTCCGAGGTCGATTTCATGACCGGCGAGATCGAGCGGTTGCGCACCCGCGCCTGGCATTTCGAGACGACGCTGCGCGACATGAAGCAGGCGAAGAAGGCCGGGCCGGACAAGGCTGGCGACCAGGGCAAGGCCGCCGGGCAGGACAAGACCGGCAAGGACAAGACGGAAAAGCTCGCCACATGA
- a CDS encoding glycosyltransferase yields MLDRGHALNTDLPVELSDGEASPATLSPTVAILIPAYKHSVLLTEAIDSALAQDAPFDIAVVIVDDGCPYPETAHVGQLYALSEPHVFYLRKQNGGLSSARNYGIEFALRTFPEVEAVYFLDADNRITPTAIREIFRFMAEDDRIDWVYPNIDKFGIEWNGNYTTEYSRLLHLTFDNICEAGSLVSRRLLDAGIRFDETMKSGFEDWDFWLQAIDNGFVGSNHPFFGFEYRQRAESMLRDSNRMREGILSYIRDKHKRLFAPETMLALEHEEAPRYAGISIGSYMVDFFTDPEAEHRSCGLEEFVRQFWAARTEPETFGIPPFLLWITPAHRDALAQSGLIHNILWLGERLCEKHNFVAIRFETNKSEIGIAVREAGEGQALSAKPFAWMCSVDILTACVDDTSDDWVRTLRSPTPAPNVAEIVISGPFSARDTQGAILSATNGLLATLGAMRDSGYRRTECPRWIWRSAYLPNRTQYYKILRHAVGAAPIMPRLSDGEGPVKVGFLLPIASFGGVEKVAYAVARALKEAGCEPHLFILCKSSYARIPDNEGVFKSINFLADDYPLWGGPNAFSGHELLMGHDEMARAEEIMGFLSGLDVVVNNHVAPANAVLGDLRRRGVKIVNYIHVLDKSGFGRPAGHPYLSLAFEHIYDAILTCSRDMAEWLHAMGVPAAKLHHIRNAPSYRISAGERDALLTARRDRGNDRLNVLFLGRLDPQKGIERLYAAARTLQRRSAHIDWRIVGSDVIDTGAGGSWKTRFEELGITVEPPVYASRHLSEAFAWADVVVLPSRWEGAPLTIIEAQRLGCVPVATAVGAVDELIKNGVDGVLIPDADDGTVTSMLVSALATLAEDPDRLRRLSAMAAERGAIANWARSVEPLTKQLETWFPNRFARPSATTRPQEDATSREEGMPAAEQSGRSEQARSDALQLVGDRPPVAQRELRGYLGS; encoded by the coding sequence ATGCTGGACCGAGGCCATGCGCTGAATACCGACCTGCCCGTGGAGCTCTCCGACGGCGAGGCGAGCCCGGCGACGCTCTCGCCCACCGTCGCCATCCTGATTCCGGCCTACAAGCATTCGGTCCTGCTCACCGAGGCGATCGATTCAGCCCTTGCGCAGGATGCCCCCTTCGACATCGCCGTCGTCATCGTCGACGATGGCTGCCCCTATCCGGAAACCGCGCATGTCGGCCAGCTTTATGCGCTGTCGGAACCGCATGTCTTCTACCTGCGCAAGCAGAATGGCGGCTTGAGTTCGGCGCGCAATTACGGCATCGAGTTCGCCCTGCGCACCTTCCCCGAGGTAGAGGCGGTCTATTTCCTCGACGCCGACAACCGGATCACCCCGACGGCGATCCGGGAGATCTTCCGGTTCATGGCCGAGGACGACCGGATCGACTGGGTCTACCCGAATATCGACAAGTTCGGCATCGAGTGGAACGGCAACTACACGACCGAATATTCTCGCCTTCTCCACCTCACCTTCGACAATATCTGCGAGGCTGGAAGCCTCGTCTCGCGCCGCCTGCTCGATGCGGGAATCCGCTTCGACGAGACCATGAAATCGGGCTTCGAGGACTGGGACTTCTGGCTGCAGGCCATCGACAACGGGTTCGTGGGCTCCAACCACCCCTTCTTCGGCTTCGAATACCGCCAGCGCGCGGAGAGCATGCTGCGGGATTCCAACCGCATGCGCGAAGGCATCCTGAGCTATATCCGCGACAAGCATAAGCGCCTGTTCGCCCCGGAGACGATGCTCGCGCTGGAGCACGAGGAGGCGCCGCGCTATGCGGGCATCTCCATCGGCAGCTACATGGTGGACTTCTTCACCGATCCGGAGGCGGAGCATCGCTCCTGCGGGCTGGAGGAGTTCGTGCGGCAGTTCTGGGCGGCTCGCACGGAGCCGGAAACCTTCGGCATTCCGCCGTTCCTGCTCTGGATAACGCCGGCCCATCGCGACGCGCTCGCCCAGTCCGGCCTCATCCACAACATTCTCTGGCTCGGCGAGCGGCTGTGCGAGAAGCACAATTTCGTCGCCATCCGCTTCGAGACGAACAAGTCGGAGATCGGCATCGCGGTGCGCGAGGCCGGCGAGGGACAGGCCCTGTCGGCGAAACCCTTCGCCTGGATGTGCTCGGTGGACATCCTCACCGCCTGCGTCGACGACACCTCCGACGACTGGGTGCGCACGCTGCGCAGCCCGACGCCCGCGCCGAATGTGGCGGAGATCGTGATTTCCGGTCCATTCTCCGCGCGCGACACGCAGGGCGCCATCCTGTCGGCCACCAACGGACTTCTCGCCACGCTCGGCGCGATGCGCGATTCCGGCTATCGCCGCACCGAATGCCCGCGCTGGATCTGGCGGTCCGCCTATCTCCCCAACCGGACGCAGTACTACAAGATCCTGCGCCACGCGGTGGGGGCCGCACCGATCATGCCGCGCCTGTCGGACGGCGAGGGGCCGGTGAAGGTCGGCTTCCTCCTGCCCATCGCCTCCTTCGGCGGCGTGGAGAAAGTCGCCTATGCGGTGGCGCGCGCGCTCAAGGAGGCCGGCTGCGAACCGCATCTCTTCATCCTGTGCAAGTCGAGCTATGCGCGCATCCCCGACAATGAGGGGGTGTTCAAATCGATCAACTTCCTTGCCGACGACTATCCGCTGTGGGGCGGGCCCAACGCCTTTTCGGGCCACGAGCTGCTCATGGGCCATGACGAGATGGCGCGCGCGGAGGAGATCATGGGCTTCCTCTCCGGGCTCGACGTGGTCGTCAACAATCACGTCGCCCCCGCCAATGCCGTCCTGGGCGACCTGCGGCGGCGCGGCGTGAAGATCGTCAACTACATCCATGTGCTCGACAAATCGGGGTTCGGCCGGCCCGCGGGCCATCCCTACCTGTCGCTCGCCTTCGAGCACATCTACGACGCGATCCTCACCTGTTCGCGCGACATGGCCGAATGGCTCCATGCCATGGGCGTGCCCGCGGCGAAGCTCCACCATATCCGCAACGCGCCGAGCTACCGGATATCGGCCGGGGAGCGCGACGCGCTCCTCACCGCGCGCCGCGACCGCGGGAACGACCGGCTCAACGTGCTGTTCCTCGGCCGCCTCGACCCGCAGAAGGGCATCGAGCGGCTCTATGCGGCAGCCCGCACGCTGCAGCGCCGTTCGGCGCACATCGACTGGCGCATCGTGGGAAGCGACGTCATCGATACCGGTGCGGGCGGCTCGTGGAAGACGCGGTTCGAGGAACTCGGCATAACGGTCGAACCGCCGGTCTATGCCAGCCGCCATCTCAGCGAGGCCTTCGCCTGGGCCGATGTGGTGGTCCTGCCGTCGCGCTGGGAAGGCGCGCCGCTCACCATCATCGAAGCCCAGAGGCTTGGATGCGTGCCCGTCGCCACCGCCGTGGGAGCCGTGGACGAGCTTATCAAAAACGGTGTCGACGGCGTGCTCATTCCCGATGCCGACGACGGGACGGTCACGAGCATGCTGGTCTCCGCACTGGCGACGCTGGCGGAGGATCCGGACCGGCTTCGCCGCCTGTCGGCCATGGCGGCCGAGCGTGGCGCCATCGCCAACTGGGCGCGCAGCGTGGAGCCGCTCACCAAACAGCTCGAGACGTGGTTCCCGAACCGCTTCGCGCGGCCTTCGGCGACAACAAGGCCCCAAGAGGATGCAACCTCGAGGGAGGAAGGGATGCCGGCCGCCGAACAGAGCGGCCGCAGCGAGCAGGCAAGGTCCGATGCGCTGCAGCTCGTTGGCGACCGGCCACCTGTGGCTCAGAGAGAGTTGAGGGGATACCTAGGTTCATGA
- a CDS encoding DUF6212 domain-containing protein, with protein sequence MTALATRDLSVRSELPGEIALLKDPVLFAIGVDRSELPSTLLKAVRVFWFESADDGVASFIDEHGGRFEAREAPLCPLAVLADQSRAHGVHDLVEWLQARGSQHRPPVMEWDRGKEFDVAALLVRRTASALSATARRTVMANRELHALRRLNDDLQSRFAAVEAFVGRHGLQPFELAFSNEPVGDPSRPNVLSDASTDGISQILPVASSGVSAIGIHFEQAPRGRDAVLYAQLVTLEDMKVVDGWAVPVSDLVAGWNVLGLSRTLAGRRRTLELRLHINGGEDEPPLLSLGGLQPLEMFQVRSKASRAPLLKNSIAMQVWCGLPGVVLPSWANYLPAQSHHGEEESFREMPVTQGILELATHSNSDEVDFDFPAIMPLPDERAVGCHPPATGMTIGQLPAACPPQLMRLTASACIDNDNAMDVDFAIAIASDLGAARELLDEAREPGIGEAMSGWVHVTPGDVTPVNAFVAEQVDAWQNIYLATRMSEEGNNNYAWAKFRDLSALVSG encoded by the coding sequence ATGACAGCATTGGCCACGCGCGACCTTTCGGTGCGCAGCGAGCTTCCAGGCGAGATTGCCCTATTGAAGGATCCGGTCCTGTTCGCCATCGGCGTCGACCGGTCGGAACTACCCTCCACTCTCCTGAAAGCGGTGCGGGTCTTCTGGTTCGAAAGCGCCGACGACGGCGTCGCCTCCTTCATCGACGAGCATGGTGGCCGGTTCGAGGCGCGCGAGGCGCCGTTGTGCCCGCTGGCCGTCCTCGCCGACCAGTCTCGGGCGCATGGCGTGCACGACCTCGTCGAATGGCTCCAGGCGCGCGGGTCCCAGCACCGGCCCCCGGTCATGGAATGGGATCGAGGCAAGGAGTTCGACGTCGCCGCCCTGCTCGTCAGACGCACCGCAAGCGCGCTCAGCGCCACGGCGCGCCGCACCGTCATGGCCAATCGCGAGCTTCACGCGCTCCGCCGGCTCAATGACGACCTCCAGAGCCGGTTCGCGGCGGTCGAGGCCTTTGTCGGGCGCCACGGACTCCAGCCCTTCGAGCTCGCCTTCTCCAACGAACCCGTTGGCGACCCGTCCCGGCCGAACGTCCTGTCCGACGCCTCCACCGACGGCATCAGCCAGATCCTGCCGGTCGCAAGCTCCGGCGTCAGCGCCATCGGCATTCATTTCGAGCAGGCGCCGCGCGGGCGCGACGCGGTGCTCTACGCCCAGCTCGTCACGCTGGAGGACATGAAGGTCGTCGATGGCTGGGCCGTACCGGTCTCAGACCTCGTGGCCGGCTGGAACGTGCTCGGGCTCTCGCGCACACTGGCCGGGCGCCGGCGGACCCTGGAACTCAGGCTCCATATCAATGGCGGCGAGGACGAGCCGCCCCTGCTCTCGCTCGGCGGGCTCCAGCCGCTGGAGATGTTCCAGGTCCGCAGCAAGGCCAGCCGGGCTCCGCTGCTTAAGAACAGCATCGCCATGCAGGTCTGGTGCGGGCTGCCCGGCGTCGTGCTGCCCTCCTGGGCGAACTACCTGCCCGCCCAGTCGCATCACGGCGAGGAGGAGAGCTTCCGCGAGATGCCCGTCACGCAGGGCATCCTGGAGCTCGCGACCCATTCCAACAGCGATGAGGTCGATTTCGACTTCCCCGCCATCATGCCCCTGCCCGACGAGCGCGCGGTCGGCTGCCACCCGCCCGCGACAGGCATGACGATCGGGCAGCTTCCGGCCGCCTGCCCGCCGCAGCTCATGCGCCTGACCGCAAGCGCATGCATCGACAACGACAACGCGATGGATGTCGATTTCGCCATCGCCATCGCCAGCGACCTCGGCGCGGCCAGGGAGCTGCTGGACGAGGCGCGCGAGCCCGGCATCGGCGAGGCCATGTCGGGCTGGGTCCACGTCACGCCGGGCGACGTGACCCCGGTCAACGCCTTCGTCGCCGAACAGGTCGACGCTTGGCAGAACATCTATCTCGCCACCCGGATGAGCGAGGAGGGCAACAACAACTATGCCTGGGCGAAGTTCCGCGACCTGTCGGCCCTGGTAAGCGGGTGA
- a CDS encoding TauD/TfdA family dioxygenase: protein MTATDLAVGPGALELRWADGTTSHYPYIWLRDNCPSGLHPDTMERLLDLMSIDPEPKPRAARLEEGAAVVEWAGEGHVSRFPLDWLQGHRPGRPVEDPADIAPELWRGGLGAEGIPRHRADDILAGDGALLAWMTDTARLGLSIVEGVAATPEATVALAERIGFLRRTNFGTTFEVVNRPDPNNLAYTAEHLPLHTDLPNQEVPPGYQFLHCIANEAEGGGSIFADGFAIAEDLRVEDPDAFALLSSVPIPFRFHDAETDIRVRRPVVTLDDGGRLAEIRYNAHIAAAFDMPADIMAGYYRAYRAYMERTRRQDYVVSLKLNAGEMVVFDNRRILHGRERFDPNTGYRHLHGCYVDRGEFASRLRVLARA from the coding sequence ATGACGGCCACCGACCTCGCCGTCGGGCCCGGCGCGCTCGAATTGCGCTGGGCCGACGGAACCACATCGCACTACCCCTATATCTGGCTGCGCGACAACTGCCCGTCCGGGCTTCATCCCGACACGATGGAGCGCTTGCTGGATCTCATGTCCATCGATCCGGAGCCGAAGCCCCGCGCCGCCCGTCTGGAGGAGGGCGCGGCCGTCGTCGAGTGGGCGGGCGAGGGCCATGTGAGCCGCTTCCCGCTGGACTGGCTCCAGGGCCACCGGCCGGGCCGGCCGGTGGAGGATCCCGCCGACATCGCGCCGGAGCTCTGGCGGGGCGGGCTGGGCGCGGAGGGAATTCCGCGCCACCGGGCGGACGACATCCTCGCCGGCGACGGGGCGCTGCTCGCCTGGATGACCGATACGGCCCGGCTCGGCCTGTCGATCGTCGAGGGCGTGGCCGCGACGCCCGAGGCGACCGTCGCCCTTGCGGAACGGATCGGCTTCCTGCGCCGGACCAATTTCGGCACGACCTTCGAGGTCGTGAACCGTCCCGATCCGAACAATCTCGCCTATACGGCAGAGCACCTGCCGCTGCATACCGACCTGCCGAACCAGGAGGTGCCGCCCGGCTACCAGTTCCTTCACTGCATCGCCAACGAGGCGGAGGGCGGCGGTTCGATCTTCGCCGACGGCTTCGCCATCGCGGAAGATCTGCGCGTGGAGGATCCCGACGCCTTCGCCCTCCTGAGCAGCGTGCCGATCCCGTTCCGTTTCCACGATGCCGAGACGGATATCCGCGTGCGCCGTCCCGTCGTCACGCTCGACGACGGTGGCCGCCTCGCCGAGATCCGCTACAACGCCCATATCGCGGCGGCCTTCGACATGCCGGCCGATATCATGGCCGGCTATTACCGGGCCTACCGCGCCTATATGGAGCGTACGCGCCGGCAGGACTATGTCGTGTCGCTGAAGCTCAATGCGGGCGAGATGGTCGTGTTCGACAACCGCCGCATCCTCCATGGCCGCGAGCGGTTCGACCCGAATACCGGCTACCGCCACCTCCATGGCTGCTATGTCGACCGCGGCGAGTTTGCAAGCCGCCTTCGCGTGCTGGCGCGGGCGTGA
- a CDS encoding M81 family metallopeptidase: MSKPRIAIAGFQHETNTFAPIPTRYSDFERGGAWPGITRGDAVPETFSGLNIPIGGFISAAGDFDLVPVLWAGAEPGGYVERDAFDRISGEIVDAVVAAGPLDGLYLDLHGAMVPDGYEDGEGELLRRIRDAVGPDLPIAVSLDLHGNLTPQFAELASITAIYRTYPHVDMAETGARAARLLGALIARGRPFAKAFRQLDFIAPITAQSTRREPAARLYGLLPGLERDGAVSVDFAFGFPPADIHDCGPSILAYGEDERAASAAADAMAKAVTEAEGELANPLLPAGEAVRRAMEISAGAERPVVIADPQDNPGAGATGETTGLLRALLDNGARDAAIGVLWDPDCAAAAHAAGLDATIEARIGGRFPDVGGPPVTATATVEALSDGQFLFTGPFYGGATAHLGPMACLRIDTHGGGLVRVIVASTRAQNADQAMFRALGVEPTAQRIVAVKSAIHFLADYEPIAETVLFAEAPGANPCAIASIPYRHLRPGVRLGPCGPQFAEAQTA; the protein is encoded by the coding sequence ATGAGCAAGCCCCGCATCGCCATTGCCGGTTTCCAGCACGAGACCAACACCTTCGCGCCGATTCCGACCCGGTACTCCGACTTCGAGCGCGGCGGCGCCTGGCCCGGCATCACGCGGGGCGACGCGGTCCCGGAAACCTTCTCCGGCCTCAATATCCCGATCGGCGGCTTCATCTCGGCGGCGGGCGACTTCGACCTCGTGCCCGTCCTGTGGGCGGGCGCGGAACCCGGCGGCTATGTGGAGCGCGACGCCTTCGACCGCATCTCCGGCGAGATCGTGGACGCGGTCGTGGCCGCAGGCCCCCTCGACGGTCTCTATCTCGACCTTCACGGGGCGATGGTTCCAGACGGCTACGAGGACGGCGAGGGCGAGCTCCTGCGCCGCATCCGCGACGCCGTCGGCCCGGACCTGCCGATCGCGGTGAGCCTCGATCTCCATGGCAATCTGACGCCGCAATTCGCCGAACTCGCCTCCATAACGGCGATCTACCGCACCTATCCCCATGTCGACATGGCGGAGACGGGCGCACGCGCCGCCCGGCTCCTTGGCGCGCTTATCGCCCGCGGGCGCCCCTTCGCCAAGGCGTTCCGGCAGCTCGATTTCATCGCGCCGATCACCGCACAATCGACGCGGCGCGAGCCGGCAGCGCGGCTCTACGGCCTGCTGCCCGGGCTGGAACGCGACGGCGCGGTCTCCGTGGACTTCGCCTTCGGATTTCCGCCCGCCGACATTCACGATTGCGGCCCCTCCATCCTTGCCTATGGGGAGGACGAGCGCGCCGCGTCGGCGGCCGCCGACGCCATGGCGAAGGCCGTGACAGAGGCGGAAGGAGAGCTCGCCAATCCGCTGCTGCCGGCCGGCGAGGCGGTGCGCCGCGCGATGGAGATCTCAGCCGGCGCCGAGCGCCCGGTCGTGATCGCCGACCCGCAGGACAATCCGGGCGCTGGCGCGACCGGCGAGACAACGGGGCTGCTCCGGGCGCTCCTCGACAACGGGGCCCGAGACGCCGCCATCGGCGTGCTCTGGGACCCCGATTGCGCGGCCGCAGCCCACGCGGCGGGGCTCGACGCGACGATCGAAGCCCGGATCGGCGGCCGCTTCCCGGACGTCGGCGGCCCGCCCGTCACCGCCACCGCGACGGTCGAGGCGCTGTCCGATGGCCAGTTCCTCTTCACCGGCCCGTTCTATGGCGGGGCGACCGCGCATCTCGGCCCCATGGCCTGCCTCAGGATCGACACCCATGGCGGCGGGCTCGTGCGGGTGATCGTCGCCTCGACACGCGCCCAGAACGCCGACCAGGCCATGTTCCGCGCACTCGGCGTCGAGCCGACCGCCCAGCGGATCGTCGCGGTGAAGAGCGCGATCCACTTCCTTGCCGACTACGAGCCCATCGCGGAGACCGTGCTCTTCGCCGAAGCGCCCGGCGCCAATCCCTGCGCCATTGCGAGCATCCCCTACAGGCATCTGCGCCCGGGCGTCCGCCTCGGCCCCTGCGGCCCGCAATTCGCCGAGGCGCAGACCGCCTGA